The following are encoded together in the Brassica napus cultivar Da-Ae chromosome A9, Da-Ae, whole genome shotgun sequence genome:
- the LOC106367306 gene encoding WD repeat-containing protein ATCSA-1, which translates to MWQAIQSRETGRTPSNSFANQLKSRRISSLQLSNRKDFVSPHRASVNSLQVDLTEGRYLLSGASDGSAAVFDTQRATDSEASGLIAKHKCIFSVDKGHEHGHRFAVSSAVWYPIDTGLFVTGSFDHLIKVWDTNTAQAVVDFKMPGKVYRTAMSSLAMSHTLIAAGTEDVQVRLCDIASGAFSHTLSGHRDGVMSVEWSTSSEWVLYTGGCDGAIRFWDIRRAGCFRVLDQSVTQLGVRPPILKHTAVNSKVSAEKSSSGGKNRLKTLQSKHTGSQSMKGSSSVKASVEKSRQKRLHPGMLSTLDRATAHYGVVTGLKATNDGMYLLSAGSDSRIRLWDTQSGCNTLLNFETGRLHTSKAIQMATSDDPALLFVPCMKTVKAFGMWSGRTTLMFRGHYESVNTCCFNSTDQELYTSGADRQILVWSPGGSLEGEMDQDEEVAEDKDNWSD; encoded by the exons ATGTGGCAAGCCATCCAATCCCGAGAAACCGGTCGAACCCCTTCCAATTCCTTCGCGAACCAACTCAAATCACGCCGCATCTCCTCTCTCCAACTCTCTAATCGCAAAGATTTCGTTTCTCCTCACCGTGCCTCCGTCAACTCCCTTCAG GTTGATTTGACGGAAGGGAGGTACTTGCTCTCAGGAGCATCAGATGGCTCAGCTGCCGTGTTCGATACGCAGCGCGCGACTGATTCCGAGGCAAGTGGTCTTATAGCGAAGCACAAGTGTATATTTAGTGTGGACAAGGGACATGAACATGGGCATAGATTTGCCGTTTCTTCTGCTGTTTGGTATCCAATTGACACTGGGCTCTTCGTTACAGGTTCTTTTGATCATCTCATCAAAGTCTGGGATACCAATACTGCTCAG gCGGTTGTGGATTTTAAGATGCCTGGGAAGGTTTATAGAACTGCCATGTCTTCTTTGGCGATGTCTCACACGCTTATTGCTGCTGGAACTGAGGATGTGCAGGTTCGACTTTGTGATATAGCTTCTGGAGCTTTCTCTCACACCTTATCTGGTCACCGTG ATGGTGTTATGTCGGTGGAATGGTCTACTTCCAGCGAGTGGGTTTTGTACACTGGGGGATGTGATGGTGCTATACGCTTTTGGGACATTAGACGTGCTGGATGTTTCCGTGTTTTGGATCAATCAGTTACGCAACTTGGGGTTCGTCCACCGATTTTAAAGCATACAGCGGTAAACAGTAAG GTTTCAGCCGAAAAATCTTCTTCAGGGGGCAAAAATAGGCTGAAGACGCTGCAGAGTAAACACACGGGTAGCCAGAGTATGAAGGGATCATCGAGCGTTAAAGCTTCAGTGGAAAAATCTAGACAGAAGAGACTTCATCCTGGAATGTTGTCTACGCTAGATCGTGCTACGGCTCATTATGGTGTTGTTACTGGATTAAAGGCAACTAACGATGGGATGTATCTTCTTAGTGCTG GGTCGGATTCAAGAATAAGGCTGTGGGATACACAATCTGGATGCAATACCCTTTTGAACTTTGAAACTGGACGCCTTCATACCAGCAAAGCGATTCAGATGGCTACAAGTGATGATCCAGCTCTTTTATTTGTTCCATGCATGAAGACTGTGAAG GCTTTTGGCATGTGGTCGGGTAGAACAACACTGATGTTTCGTGGACACTACGAAAGCGTGAACACTTGCTGCTTTAATTCCACTGATCAG GAACTATACACAAGTGGTGCAGATAGACAAATACTCGTGTGGTCACCAGGTGGATCCCTCGAAGGAGAAATG GACCAAGATGAAGAAGTTGCCGAAGATAAAGACAATTGGAGCGACTAA